The Brassica napus cultivar Da-Ae chromosome C7, Da-Ae, whole genome shotgun sequence genome has a segment encoding these proteins:
- the LOC106380360 gene encoding F-box/kelch-repeat protein At5g39560, protein MIPKEAKPNQQETMTKPQPLSLSSLPDEILENILARLSKWNYPNLSLVSKRFLFLLSSPELYTTRSHIGTTEPCLYFCLDDLPIIPHPKWFTLWMRPADETLEDDDEILEDYSLVSVPSCRHHLKHVPYSSTVAVGSDIYVIGGPYKGPPSSLVCIFDCRSHTWREGPNMLVAREEAYAFHIDGKIYVMEEDRKDDNWMEVLDIKTQTWSCLLGHGATEFRDDWFLVNVFRGQIYVIAATENFAYEPKEGTWEVVETHECYGHIDSWCEIEDVMFCFTNSGHCMWYDTESGEWREVKGSDMEVLRDTSEHSLAWGCVVEIVNHGGKLLVIWVSRYKTKQTRRIWCGKKRHEGEIWGKMEWVNEVLTVTNSFNFLSCVLIMI, encoded by the coding sequence ATGATTCCCAAAGAAGCTAAACCAAATCAGCAAGAGACGATGACTAAGCCGCAACCACTGTCGTTATCATCACTCCCAGACGAAATCTTAGAGAACATTCTTGCCCGCCTCTCCAAGTGGAATTACCCTAATCTCTCTCTTGTCTCCAAGAGATTCCTCTTTCTCCTCTCTTCTCCCGAACTCTACACTACGCGATCTCACATCGGAACCACCGAACCATGCCTCTATTTTTGCTTAGACGACTTGCCCATTATACCACATCCCAAATGGTTTACTCTTTGGATGAGACCTGCGGATGAAACCCTAGAAGACGACGATGAAATTCTTGAAGACTATTCGTTGGTTTCGGTACCCTCTTGTCGTCACCATCTTAAACACGTACCATACTCTTCCACCGTAGCTGTTGGCTCGGACATCTACGTAATCGGTGGACCCTACAAGGGGCCGCCGTCTTCACTTGTTTGTATCTTTGATTGTCGGAGTCACACATGGCGTGAAGGTCCCAACATGTTGGTGGCCCGTGAGGAGGCGTATGCGTTTCATATCGATGGGAAAATATATGTAATGGAAGAGGACCGGAAAGACGATAATTGGATGGAAGTATTAGACATAAAGACTCAAACTTGGAGTTGCTTGCTGGGCCATGGAGCTACTGAGTTTCGTGACGATTGGTTTCTTGTCAATGTGTTTAGAGGACAGATATACGTAATTGCTGCTACGGAGAATTTTGCATATGAGCCAAAAGAAGGGACATGGGAAGTTGTGGAAACGCACGAGTGTTATGGACATATTGATAGTTGGTGTGAGATAGAGGATGTAATGTTTTGTTTTACGAACTCTGGTCATTGCATGTGGTATGACACTGAGAGTGGAGAGTGGAGAGAGGTCAAGGGTTCAGATATGGAAGTATTGCGTGATACAAGCGAGCATAGCTTAGCATGGGGGTGTGTTGTTGAAATTGTTAACCATGGTGGGAAACTATTAGTTATCTGGGTCTCCAGATACAAGACAAAGCAGACAAGGAGAATTTGGTGTGGGAAGAAGCGCCATGAAGGTGAGATTTGGGGTAAGATGGAATGGGTTAATGAAGTCCTTACGGTCACCAATTCGTTTAACTTCTTGAGTTGTGTACTCATTATGATTTAA
- the LOC106378079 gene encoding uncharacterized protein LOC106378079: MIRPNVDYHIKHLDIRPPPSSGNSIFINVDTLSDGDIQLVPSVLIHISLPYIRDLIQGQLTRRERSLRPQPNLGLAPVSFFKIHPLPTVGYGRNGFCLSIVVKIITQSPFKYEVLSRMVQQGKTNTEELKSSQMETESCSICLDNLVSDDGSSSKRGVPTRITSSHVFHHGGARKGERCHVDITRQQMRLCNKLRWNYR; the protein is encoded by the exons ATGATTCGTCCCAATGTCGACTATCACATCAAACATTTGGATATACGTCCTCCTCCTTCATCAGGTAACTCAATCTTCATCAACGTCGATACATTATCCGATGGCGACATTCAACTTGTCCCAAGTGTTCTCATCCACATCAGTCTCCCTTACATCCGAGACCTTATCCAAGGTCAACTCACCAGACGCGAGAGATCTCTACGGCCGCAACCCAACTTGGGTTTAGCCCCAGTGAGCTTCTTCAAGATCCACCCGTTACCCACCGTTG GTTATGGCCGTAACGGTTTTTGTTTGTCCATCGTTGTCAAGATCATTACTCAATCCCCATTCAAGTACGAGGTGTTGTCGAGGATGGTTCAGCAAGGGAAGACGAACACAGAGGAGTTAAAGAGTTCTCAGATGGAAACAGAGTCGTGTTCGATCTGTCTCGACAATCTCGTGTCCGATGATGGTTCGAGTTCGAAACGTGGTGTTCCTACACGTATTACATCTTCCCATGTCTTCCACCATGGTGGTGCAAGAAAAGGAGAGAGATGCCACGTCGACATAACACGTCAGCAGATGAGATTATGTAACAAGCTTAGATGGAATTATCGATAA
- the LOC106375386 gene encoding ATP-dependent Clp protease proteolytic subunit 4, chloroplastic encodes MATLSLSSSLKPSLVSSRLSSSSSASYSSFPKPSNLSLKPAKLISPPLRTSPSPLRFANASIEMSQTQESAIRGAESDVMGLLLRERIVFLGSSIDDFVADAIMSQLLLLDAKDPKKDIKLFINSSGGSLSATMAIYDVVQLVRADVSTIALGIAASTASIILGAGTKGKRFAMPNTRIMIHQPLGGASGQAIDVEIQAKEVMHNKNNVTSIIAGCTSRSFEQVLKDIDRDRYMSPIEAVEYGLIDGVIDGDSIIPLEPVPDRVKPRVNYEEISKDPMKFLTPEIPDDEIY; translated from the exons ATGGCAACCCTATCTCTCTCATCCTCTCTCAAACCTTCCCTCGTTTCGTCAAGACTCAGCTCATCTTCCTCCGCCTCTTACTCTTCTTTCCCGAAACCCAGCAACCTCTCCCTCAAACCCGCCAAGCTCATTTCACCTCCCTTGAGAACTTCCCCGTCGCCACTGAGATTCGCGAACGCTTCAATCGAGATGTCGCAGACACAGGAGTCAGCTATTCGCGGCGCCGAATCCGACGTCATGGGTCTTCTCCTTAGGGAACGAATCGTCTTTCTCGGTAGCAGTATCGACGATTTCGTCGCCGACGCCATAATGAGCCAGTTGCTGCTCTTAGATGCTAAAGATCCTAAGAAAGACATCAAACTCTTCATCAATTCCTCCGGTGGTTCCCTCAG TGCAACGATGGCTATATACGATGTGGTTCAACTTGTGAGAGCTGACGTTTCCACAATTGCTCTCGGCATTGCTGCATCAACAGCTTCCATCATTCTCGGTGCGGGAACTAAAGGCAAGCGCTTTGCTATGCCCAACACGAGGATAATGATTCATCAGCCCCTTGGAGGTGCGAGCGGTCAAGCTATAGATGTTGAGATCCAAGCTAAAGAAGTTATGCACAACAAGAACAATGTCACCAGCATCATCGCGGGATGTACTAGCCGTTCGTTTGAGCAGGTCCTGAAAGATATTGATAGGGACCGGTACATGTCTCCGATTGAAGCGGTTGAGTATGGTTTGATCGATGGGGTTATTGATGGAGACAGTATCATTCCTCTGGAGCCTGTTCCTGATAGGGTGAAACCGAGGGTGAACTATGAGGAGATTAGCAAAGATCCGATGAAGTTCTTGACTCCTGAGATACCTGATGATGAGATTTACTGA
- the LOC106378080 gene encoding putative transferase At4g12130, mitochondrial encodes SVELFADVDVSVLDELLETLKKYRLRSKLDIENVAEEFSCWQRYGRNLSESSSVGWGGGVDRAGESTASGNKYGWQWYEDPRLDCLSYRSIFPSDATPPLVEADKKTDESNYLLWRLEHGVAEGSAEIPKGEAIPLEYNFVGLNAISFDKGCYVGQELIARTHHRGVIRKRLVPLRFIDSNGKEVNQKIAAGAEVVESGTGKKIGAISTALGSRGMGVMRVEEGFKASTELIVNGSEDVKVEVIRPTWWPVEWFQQDQSGVK; translated from the exons TCTGTTGAGTTGTTTGCGGATGTTGATGTCTCTGTCCTCGATGAACTGCTGGAGACACTCAAAAA ATATCGTTTGAGGTCCAAACTGGATATTGAGAACGTTGCAGAGGAGTTCTCGTGTTGGCAGCGTTATGGTAGGAATCTATCTGAATCGTCTTCTGTTGGTTGGGGAGGTGGTGTTGATCGTGCTGGTGAATCTACAGCTAGTGGTAATAAGTATGGATGGCAATGGTACGAGGATCCTAGGTTGGACTGTCTCAGCTACAGAAGCATTTTTCCTTCTGATGCAACCC CGCCATTAGTTGAGGCAGATAAAAAAACAGATGAAAGCAATTACCTTTTGTGGAGATTAGAGCATGGAGTTGCCGAAGGGTCAGCTGAAATACCTAAAG GTGAAGCAATCCCGCTTGAATATAATTTTGTTGGTCTTAATGCGATAAGCTTTGACAAAGGCTGCTATGTTGGTCAAGAGCTTATAGCTCGTACGCACCACCGTGGTGTCATCCGCAAACGCCTAGTCCCGTTACGGTTCATTGATAGCAATGGAAAAG AGGTAAACCAGAAGATTGCAGCTGGAGCTGAAGTGGTTGAATCAGGAACCGGCAAAAAGATAGGGGCAATTTCGACAGCTTTGGGTAGCCGAGGAATGGGAGTGATGAGAGTAGAGGAAGGCTTTAAAGCATCCACTGAATTGATAGTAAACGGGTCAGAGGACGTAAAGGTCGAGGTAATTAGACCGACGTGGTGGCCAGTTGAGTGGTTTCAGCAGGATCAGTCGGGGGTAAAATAA
- the LOC106381257 gene encoding F-box protein SKIP31: MSLSDDEDECFARFLESEVSSVEDEEKTKEPEPKRQRLNKDKTKAVEKDGDQKEDGSNKDRNVVKRIESGVFSKVPTELFRHIFKFLSSEDLLSCSLVCKFLNFAASDESLWRRLYCIRWGLMPSTRMLRECAWKKLYIDRDEKDMIELVRSCPTDFKEYYIQMQAAKRSQAPLAAQMVDDQIVLDKTVLDKVSMWKKSKGLPDKAVVGHVCLGTKCDYHQIDDVFICQETGNVHVCDDNCKEVIFCRESGNMVCTISGLCSESLLVQDDSDADEEEAEQEAEVLTGRGRFGRAFEFGYNCESEQELDRSFGFC; this comes from the exons ATGTCTCTTTCCGATGATGAAGACGAGTGCTTCGCCCGCTTCCTCGAATCAGAAGTCTCCTCg GTTGAGGATGAGGAAAAAACGAAAGAACCTGAACCAAAACGACAACGTCTtaacaaagacaaaacaaagGCTGTAGAGAAGGATGGAGATCAAAAGGAAGATGGTAGCAACAAAGATAGAAATGTTGTGAAGAGAATAGAGAGTGGGGTTTTTAGCAAAGTTCCTACAGAGCTGTTTCGTCATATCTTCAAGTTCTTATCCTCTGAG GATCTTCTATCATGCTCTTTAGTGTGTAAATTTCTCAACTTTGCTGCCTCTGATGAATCCTTATGGCGTCGCCT GTACTGTATCCGGTGGGGTCTAATGCCTTCAACTAGAATGTTACGTGAATGTGCTTGGAAGAAGCTTTATATCGAT CGTGACGAGAAGGACATGATTGAACTTGTCAGAAGCTGTCCGACGGATTTCAAAGAGTATTACATTCAAATGCAAGCAGCTAAGCGAAGTCAAGCACCTCTTGCGGCACAG ATGGTGGATGACCAGATAGTTCTTGACAAAACTGTACTTGACAAAGTATCTATGTGGAAGAAAAGCAAAGGACTTCCCGATAAGGCTGTTGTTGGCCATGTTTGTTTGGGAACAAAATGTGATTACCATCAGATCGACGACGTTTTCATATGCCAAGAGACGGGAAATGTTCATG TATGTGATGACAACTGCAAGGAAGTAATATTTTGTCGGGAGAGTGGGAACATGGTGTGTACTATCTCAGGGCTTTGTTCTGAAAGTTTGCTCGTACAAGATGATTCAGACGCAGATGAGGAAGAGGCTGAACAAGAAGCTGAAGTATTAACAGGAAGAGGCCGTTTTG GTCGAGCTTTTGAATTTGGATACAACTGCGAGAGTGAGCAGGAGTTAGATCGCTCCTTTGGGTTCTGCTGA